In Mycolicibacterium alvei, a single window of DNA contains:
- a CDS encoding recombinase family protein, whose protein sequence is MNINRISHCVLYARLSVTKEESVSIARQVQSCRRYAEARGWEVVGEFVDDGVSATANRPEDRKGWSALLAAEGFDAVVIWKVDRLARRVLDFLHADETLQLRGAGLVAVEDPIDMTSPQGRAFAVMLAVFGEMEAEAIRARVRAARAQLIKDRRFAGGGIPYGYRSTANPEGPGRVLAQNPDTVGWLTDAVRMALRGTSVNAITTWLTNQRAPLPEGPRTSRNTGGRVWNRQTVDGLLRNPILAGMTPHNPGRARSAKRVDPFAVVRDECGAPVVNEPLAVITIDEFTALQRILDSRTCPQARKRSERETTSPFMSRVARCDDCEVYMCRGTNQRRPVIYCPKCRQTLSRTTFDPYLIARLLTERGSEPLGDSTVRDRWDAAGRDELARRKVLLTQLASLRVRRGVVGRYFDEDRVMLRWRPSGSNQSMREPDLVGGLRQTVTL, encoded by the coding sequence ATGAACATCAACCGAATTAGCCACTGCGTCCTCTACGCGCGGCTCAGCGTCACCAAAGAAGAATCCGTCTCCATCGCGCGCCAGGTCCAATCGTGCCGGAGGTATGCCGAAGCGCGCGGGTGGGAGGTCGTCGGCGAATTCGTCGACGACGGCGTCTCTGCGACCGCCAACCGCCCCGAGGACCGAAAGGGCTGGTCCGCCCTGCTGGCAGCAGAAGGTTTCGATGCCGTGGTGATCTGGAAGGTGGATCGGCTCGCGAGGCGAGTGCTGGACTTCCTTCACGCGGACGAGACGCTTCAGCTGCGAGGTGCCGGACTCGTCGCGGTCGAGGATCCGATCGACATGACCAGTCCGCAGGGCCGTGCTTTCGCCGTCATGCTCGCCGTTTTCGGCGAAATGGAAGCTGAGGCGATACGGGCGCGAGTTCGCGCCGCACGGGCGCAATTGATCAAGGACCGACGCTTCGCCGGCGGTGGCATCCCATATGGCTATCGCTCGACAGCAAACCCGGAAGGGCCAGGGCGAGTGCTTGCCCAGAATCCAGATACCGTCGGCTGGCTCACCGATGCCGTCCGGATGGCGTTGCGCGGCACCAGCGTCAACGCCATCACGACCTGGCTGACCAATCAGAGGGCGCCACTTCCCGAGGGGCCAAGAACAAGCCGGAATACGGGCGGCAGGGTGTGGAACCGACAAACGGTGGACGGACTCTTGCGGAACCCCATTCTGGCCGGGATGACCCCGCACAATCCCGGAAGGGCCAGGAGCGCCAAACGGGTCGACCCATTTGCGGTAGTCCGCGATGAGTGCGGCGCCCCGGTCGTCAACGAGCCACTCGCTGTCATCACGATCGACGAGTTCACAGCGCTGCAGCGCATCCTTGATTCGCGCACATGCCCGCAGGCGCGAAAACGATCCGAGCGGGAGACGACGAGCCCGTTCATGTCACGTGTCGCGCGGTGCGACGACTGCGAGGTCTACATGTGTCGTGGGACCAACCAGAGGCGGCCGGTCATCTATTGCCCGAAGTGCCGACAGACGCTGAGCAGGACAACGTTCGACCCGTACCTCATCGCACGTCTTCTTACGGAGCGGGGAAGCGAACCGCTTGGGGACTCAACCGTCCGGGACCGCTGGGACGCCGCAGGTCGTGATGAATTGGCGCGGCGAAAGGTCCTCTTGACGCAGCTTGCAAGCCTGCGAGTTCGCCGCGGCGTCGTCGGACGCTACTTCGACGAAGACCGTGTGATGCTCCGGTGGCGCCCTTCCGGTTCGAACCAATCCATGCGGGAGCCGGACCTCGTCGGTGGGCTACGGCAGACTGTTACCTTGTGA
- the drmA gene encoding DISARM system helicase DrmA yields the protein MTDTSMDAAGSQASYALTFEPDRTSFTVRENLVDILERELLGPIHGADELLPFSPRSQYLIGHIAPVRLTGATQGSGEQDGVAERGVLVEARADEDAVSEVRGVPAFAADEHEADSDEDDAEDRAPKQGLMIPASMGLRFQVPPELAAFTVTASWGTYESVQTDKVTKAGRPIRHFQRIPVEEPRTIRLADLAAGQTTTIPLRDTICLRVDRYDDATFGRVLVEIALCNDRETPMPIPIGMWMFQTKLHVDAGGAEVFLPVCDVLEQDWPEHDLEVQRLNLQYRNRLEYAIGRTCSVDWTAKKGSRRATAVWTTWLPVAETPQTQARDVEKALLSMDALATVNAEQLRSGLAPLVTGYGEWIDEQQSGAEQLPDHLRETADLALVEARSAHKRLQEGLDHVAGDAEALRCFQFMNAVMRDQRIASQVAALRASDPTLSIADARDEIAGKGEKAASWRPFQLAFILMQLGALSDPAAPLRSAEHLARVELLFFPTGGGKTEAYLGLAAYTFAIRRRQGVVDSADGSLDGRDGVAVLMRYTLRLLTAQQFQRATALVCAAELARQADEATWGVEPFRIGLWVGTDVSPKRFEEADEQLTKANEYGAHRLTVLQVQRCPWCGTPITAAQVKADATARRVFVYCGDDLARCPFARGGQVAEGLPILTVDEEIYRLTPAFVIATVDKFARLAREGEAAALFGFVGQRCARHGYVHSDYAACNISTAHPATSGYPTATVHPVGRLRPPDLIIQDELHLITGALGTSVGLFEVAVETLASWEQPDGKPVRPLIVASTATVRNAQEQVRGLYGRRVEIFPPQVLDVADTYFSREIPITKATPGRRYVGVSAQGVRLASAEIRVAEVLLSAGQLLFDSSGMAADPYMTLVGYFNATRELAGMTRYLGDDVQNRVKRPRKDSGFPPRIGTDYGFLNKGELTGRMASSKIGETLDRLGLDFDADYDTTAAFQARMAAQKAGKKVPARKVPPFDVVLATSMLQVGVDVQRLGLMLVVGQPKNTAEYIQASSRVGRDAERPGLVVTLGNWARPRDLAHYEQFRHYHETFYAQVEALSVTPYSPTSLDRGLDGLLVSAARVTQARTDDGLSPERGAWRIKDQRAEVERIADRLMARIKAAAQDEAAVKYASDLLVNRIDRWVDRATRAGDMHKTLVYERTGEGDKYLPLLMSPENAKAGVGSSAHPPFVVANSMREVQPEINILVSPIPERLFAHVPDGAPRWTLPVGDED from the coding sequence GTGACCGATACATCCATGGACGCGGCTGGATCGCAGGCTTCGTACGCGTTGACCTTCGAGCCGGACCGCACGTCGTTCACCGTCCGAGAGAATCTCGTCGACATCCTGGAACGTGAGCTGCTCGGCCCGATCCACGGTGCCGACGAGCTGCTGCCGTTCAGCCCGCGCTCGCAGTACCTCATCGGGCACATCGCGCCGGTGCGGCTCACCGGTGCGACTCAGGGAAGCGGCGAGCAGGACGGTGTCGCTGAGCGGGGGGTTTTGGTGGAGGCCCGCGCCGACGAGGATGCCGTGTCGGAGGTGCGCGGGGTTCCCGCGTTCGCCGCCGACGAGCACGAGGCCGATTCCGACGAAGACGACGCCGAGGATCGAGCGCCCAAGCAGGGCTTGATGATTCCGGCCTCGATGGGGCTGCGGTTTCAGGTGCCGCCGGAGTTGGCGGCGTTCACGGTCACCGCGTCGTGGGGAACCTACGAGTCGGTGCAGACCGACAAGGTCACCAAGGCGGGCCGCCCGATCCGCCACTTCCAACGGATCCCGGTCGAGGAACCCCGCACCATCCGCCTTGCCGACCTGGCGGCCGGTCAGACCACGACGATCCCGCTGCGCGACACCATCTGCCTGCGGGTCGACCGCTACGACGACGCGACGTTCGGCCGGGTGCTCGTCGAGATCGCGTTGTGTAATGACCGTGAGACACCCATGCCGATCCCGATCGGGATGTGGATGTTCCAAACCAAGCTGCACGTCGACGCCGGCGGGGCCGAGGTGTTCCTCCCGGTGTGCGACGTGCTGGAACAGGACTGGCCCGAGCATGATCTTGAGGTGCAACGGCTGAACCTGCAGTACCGCAACCGACTTGAGTACGCGATCGGGCGGACCTGCTCGGTCGACTGGACCGCCAAAAAGGGTTCGCGGCGCGCCACCGCAGTGTGGACCACCTGGTTGCCGGTCGCCGAGACTCCGCAAACCCAGGCCCGCGATGTCGAGAAGGCGTTGCTGTCCATGGACGCCCTGGCCACGGTGAACGCCGAGCAGTTGCGCTCGGGGTTGGCGCCGCTGGTCACCGGGTACGGCGAGTGGATCGACGAGCAGCAGAGCGGTGCCGAGCAGTTGCCCGACCATCTGCGCGAGACCGCCGATCTGGCGTTGGTGGAGGCCCGCAGCGCCCACAAACGGCTGCAAGAAGGGCTCGATCACGTCGCCGGCGATGCGGAGGCGTTGCGGTGTTTTCAGTTCATGAACGCGGTGATGCGCGATCAACGCATCGCCTCCCAGGTGGCGGCGCTGCGGGCCTCGGATCCCACGCTGTCGATCGCCGACGCCCGTGATGAGATCGCCGGCAAGGGGGAGAAAGCCGCGTCGTGGCGGCCGTTCCAGTTGGCGTTCATCCTGATGCAGCTGGGAGCCTTGTCAGACCCGGCCGCGCCGCTGCGCAGCGCCGAGCACCTGGCACGGGTGGAGTTGTTGTTCTTCCCGACCGGTGGCGGCAAGACCGAGGCCTACCTCGGGCTGGCGGCGTATACGTTCGCGATCCGCCGCCGCCAGGGTGTTGTCGACTCTGCCGACGGCTCGCTGGATGGCCGCGACGGGGTGGCGGTGCTGATGCGCTATACGCTGCGGCTGCTGACCGCTCAGCAGTTTCAGCGGGCGACAGCCCTGGTGTGTGCGGCCGAGCTGGCCCGCCAGGCCGACGAAGCCACCTGGGGTGTCGAGCCGTTCCGGATCGGGTTGTGGGTGGGCACCGATGTCAGCCCGAAACGGTTCGAAGAAGCCGATGAACAGCTGACCAAGGCCAATGAGTATGGGGCGCACCGACTTACCGTGCTACAGGTGCAGCGTTGCCCGTGGTGCGGCACCCCCATCACCGCCGCACAGGTCAAGGCCGACGCCACGGCGCGCCGGGTGTTCGTCTACTGCGGGGATGATCTGGCGCGCTGCCCGTTCGCCAGGGGCGGTCAGGTCGCCGAAGGCCTGCCGATCCTGACCGTGGACGAGGAAATCTACCGGCTCACGCCGGCGTTCGTCATCGCGACGGTCGACAAGTTCGCCCGGCTGGCGCGTGAAGGTGAGGCTGCGGCGTTGTTCGGCTTCGTCGGGCAGCGCTGCGCCCGCCACGGCTATGTGCACTCCGACTACGCGGCGTGCAACATTTCCACCGCGCATCCCGCCACCAGCGGATATCCCACGGCCACCGTGCATCCGGTGGGCCGGCTGCGGCCACCGGATCTGATCATCCAGGACGAGCTGCATCTGATCACCGGTGCGCTGGGCACCTCGGTGGGCTTGTTCGAGGTTGCGGTGGAAACCTTGGCGTCCTGGGAACAACCCGACGGCAAGCCGGTGCGGCCGCTGATCGTCGCCTCCACCGCGACGGTGCGCAACGCGCAGGAACAGGTCCGCGGCCTGTACGGGCGGAGAGTCGAGATCTTCCCGCCGCAGGTGCTCGACGTCGCCGACACCTACTTCTCCCGCGAAATCCCGATCACCAAGGCCACGCCCGGTCGCCGCTACGTGGGGGTGAGCGCCCAGGGGGTGCGTCTGGCCAGCGCCGAGATCCGGGTCGCGGAGGTGTTGCTGTCGGCGGGGCAGTTGTTGTTCGACAGCAGCGGTATGGCAGCCGACCCGTACATGACCCTGGTCGGCTATTTCAACGCCACCCGCGAACTGGCCGGCATGACCCGCTACCTCGGGGATGACGTGCAGAACCGAGTCAAGCGGCCCCGCAAGGACTCCGGGTTCCCGCCGCGCATCGGAACCGACTACGGCTTCCTCAACAAGGGCGAACTCACCGGGCGCATGGCCTCGTCGAAAATCGGTGAGACCCTGGACCGACTGGGGCTGGACTTCGACGCCGACTACGACACCACCGCGGCCTTTCAGGCCCGGATGGCTGCCCAGAAGGCAGGAAAGAAGGTACCTGCCCGCAAGGTGCCGCCGTTCGACGTGGTGCTGGCCACCTCGATGCTGCAGGTCGGGGTGGACGTGCAGCGGCTCGGTTTGATGCTGGTGGTCGGCCAGCCCAAGAACACCGCCGAATACATCCAGGCGTCCTCCCGTGTCGGCCGCGACGCCGAACGGCCGGGTCTGGTTGTGACACTAGGCAACTGGGCACGCCCCCGCGATCTGGCCCATTACGAGCAGTTCCGCCACTACCACGAAACGTTCTACGCCCAGGTTGAAGCGCTGTCCGTAACCCCGTACTCGCCTACCTCCCTGGACCGGGGCCTCGATGGGCTGCTGGTCAGCGCCGCCCGGGTCACCCAGGCCCGCACCGACGACGGACTCTCCCCGGAACGTGGCGCCTGGCGGATCAAAGACCAACGCGCGGAAGTGGAACGGATCGCCGACCGGCTCATGGCCCGCATCAAGGCCGCCGCCCAGGATGAGGCGGCGGTGAAGTACGCCAGCGACCTTTTGGTCAACCGGATCGACCGCTGGGTGGACCGGGCCACCCGCGCCGGCGACATGCACAAGACGCTGGTCTACGAACGTACCGGGGAAGGCGATAAGTACCTGCCACTGCTGATGAGCCCGGAGAACGCCAAGGCCGGCGTCGGCTCCTCCGCCCATCCGCCGTTCGTCGTCGCCAACTCGATGCGCGAAGTCCAGCCGGAGATCAACATTCTGGTCAGCCCGATCCCGGAGCGGCTATTCGCGCATGTACCCGACGGTGCACCGCGCTGGACCCTGCCGGTGGGAGATGAGGACTGA
- the drmB gene encoding DUF1998 domain-containing protein, protein MTETAPDEVMLHDPAEALDPLADAEEAVVKNRAKVGSSRPSSLLYTYGPGAIMDLPGFSVMPAGLDDWEPIWKRREHVPTIIEPRLLNVVRMHLGNQVDALRPYPWQPNQNAFAKDGADLGIPARVYPQWLRCTGCDYLGPLPRFSYINTHPFRPDLAQFTHKSCPGRGAKRGGAKSGRRDSPAVPAQHLLTCTNGHLDEFPYELWVHRGRSCPKAQRPDLKMRDANLGKSVGSMISCASCGATRGMAEAQGSVGRDKLPQTCRGRHPHLNAFDKECDARPALIMMGASNLWFASTQSIIVMPRTDAEKAEALGDRLRVELGVEQVKQFAGQLEVIRAMAGLKDLDLSGVSDDSLAAAIADVLVPPESEEQRKQKLDTWDPIELLIPEWQYLQKPALFPTQKNTSGLMVTDMPRGPALPANISRVVAVNQMKKVNAFLGFTRLDEMDRVNDLPGRLVKLTRNGSPAWVPATEDRGEGIFLQLRLDEVEAWENAVYSTPLWEAHRAANRRNFARRFSETAKAVDPDTRLPAPRYWLLHTLSHVLIREMAMSCGYGAASLTERIYGWPASAHREGAAGLLICTTASDSEGTLGGLVALSEPVRLQGLVISALRRASRCSSDPVCAMRTPSDPEDFLHGAACHCCAFASETSCEKANRFLDRRFLLTLPSGDGNPVPGFFGSPDVQ, encoded by the coding sequence ATGACCGAAACCGCGCCCGATGAGGTGATGCTGCACGATCCGGCCGAAGCGCTGGACCCGCTGGCCGATGCCGAAGAAGCGGTGGTGAAGAACCGCGCCAAGGTTGGGTCGTCGCGGCCGTCATCGCTGCTGTACACCTACGGGCCGGGTGCCATCATGGACCTGCCCGGGTTCTCGGTGATGCCGGCGGGCCTCGATGACTGGGAACCGATCTGGAAGCGGCGCGAACACGTTCCGACCATCATCGAACCGCGCCTGCTCAACGTGGTCCGGATGCACCTGGGCAACCAGGTAGATGCGCTGCGGCCCTACCCGTGGCAGCCCAACCAGAACGCGTTCGCCAAAGACGGTGCCGACCTGGGTATCCCGGCCCGGGTGTACCCGCAATGGTTGCGCTGCACCGGATGCGACTATCTGGGCCCGCTGCCGCGATTCAGCTACATCAACACTCACCCGTTCCGCCCGGACCTGGCGCAGTTCACCCACAAGAGCTGCCCTGGGCGCGGCGCCAAACGCGGCGGGGCGAAGTCGGGGCGGCGGGACAGCCCCGCGGTTCCTGCACAGCACCTATTGACGTGTACCAACGGGCACCTCGACGAGTTCCCCTACGAACTGTGGGTGCACCGCGGCCGGTCCTGCCCCAAGGCGCAACGGCCCGACCTGAAGATGCGCGACGCCAACCTCGGCAAGAGCGTCGGATCGATGATCTCCTGCGCATCCTGTGGCGCCACCCGCGGCATGGCCGAGGCCCAAGGCTCGGTCGGCCGCGACAAGCTGCCCCAGACCTGCCGGGGACGGCACCCGCACTTGAACGCCTTCGACAAGGAATGCGACGCCCGTCCGGCGTTGATCATGATGGGCGCGTCGAACCTGTGGTTCGCCTCCACCCAGTCGATCATCGTGATGCCCCGCACCGACGCGGAAAAGGCTGAAGCCCTTGGTGATCGACTGCGCGTGGAACTCGGCGTGGAGCAGGTCAAGCAGTTCGCCGGCCAGCTTGAGGTGATCCGCGCGATGGCAGGTCTGAAGGATCTCGACCTGAGCGGGGTGTCGGATGACAGCTTGGCCGCCGCGATCGCCGATGTGCTGGTGCCGCCGGAATCCGAGGAGCAGCGCAAGCAGAAACTCGACACCTGGGATCCGATCGAGCTGCTGATCCCCGAATGGCAGTACCTGCAGAAGCCGGCGTTGTTCCCGACCCAGAAGAACACCAGCGGCCTGATGGTGACCGACATGCCCCGCGGCCCGGCGCTTCCCGCCAACATCAGCCGGGTCGTCGCGGTCAACCAGATGAAGAAGGTCAACGCGTTCCTCGGCTTCACCCGACTCGACGAGATGGACCGCGTCAACGACCTACCCGGCCGACTGGTCAAACTCACCCGCAACGGCAGCCCCGCCTGGGTGCCGGCGACCGAGGACCGGGGTGAGGGAATCTTCCTGCAACTGCGCCTCGATGAGGTGGAAGCCTGGGAGAACGCCGTCTACTCCACGCCGCTGTGGGAAGCCCACCGCGCCGCGAACCGCCGCAACTTTGCCCGCCGTTTCTCCGAGACCGCCAAGGCTGTCGATCCCGATACCCGGCTGCCCGCGCCGCGGTATTGGTTGCTGCACACCCTGTCTCATGTGCTGATCCGCGAGATGGCCATGTCCTGCGGCTACGGGGCGGCCAGTCTGACCGAACGGATCTACGGCTGGCCGGCATCCGCGCATCGGGAGGGCGCGGCCGGTCTGCTGATCTGCACCACCGCGTCGGACAGCGAAGGCACCCTGGGTGGCCTGGTGGCGCTCTCCGAGCCGGTCCGCTTGCAGGGGCTGGTGATCTCCGCGTTGCGGCGCGCCAGCAGGTGCTCCTCAGATCCGGTGTGCGCCATGCGCACTCCCAGCGATCCCGAGGACTTCCTGCACGGTGCGGCCTGCCACTGCTGCGCCTTCGCGTCGGAAACATCGTGTGAGAAGGCCAACCGATTCCTGGACCGTCGCTTCCTGCTGACCCTGCCCAGCGGGGACGGCAACCCGGTGCCGGGGTTCTTCGGGAGCCCTGATGTCCAATGA
- a CDS encoding type IIL restriction-modification enzyme MmeI encodes MGFVVDVAEAHEWIATDARNAEVLFPYLNGEDLNSRPDASASRWVIDFNDRTEADAATYTLPYSRLAEQVKAERAGKPKAVRDAPWWLFLRARPAMREAVAALSEVLVIARVSKTVMPLRVPTGQVPSEACVVFASDSYSHQAVLSSSLHQIWAITYGSGLRNDPRYTPSDVFETFPRPTLTDRLERVGRTLDEERREIMLRRKLGLTALYNLANDRHIADSSDPDVARARAIHVELDYAVIEAYGWSDIPLDHGFHTYRKMERWTMCPTARTEILDRLLEENHHRAELGPSSQPVSARIEVPHEEGTLFS; translated from the coding sequence ATGGGGTTCGTGGTCGATGTTGCTGAAGCGCACGAGTGGATTGCCACCGATGCACGCAACGCTGAAGTGCTCTTCCCCTACCTCAACGGCGAAGACCTCAACTCCCGTCCCGACGCCTCCGCCTCCCGCTGGGTCATCGACTTCAACGACCGCACCGAAGCCGACGCCGCGACCTACACACTTCCGTATTCCCGGCTAGCCGAACAAGTCAAGGCGGAGAGAGCGGGCAAGCCGAAAGCAGTGCGCGACGCTCCGTGGTGGTTGTTCCTGCGGGCACGTCCCGCGATGCGTGAAGCGGTCGCCGCATTGTCGGAGGTGTTGGTCATCGCTCGTGTCAGCAAAACCGTGATGCCACTGCGCGTTCCGACAGGTCAGGTGCCGAGCGAAGCCTGTGTGGTGTTCGCCTCGGACAGCTACAGTCACCAGGCAGTCTTGTCATCAAGCCTGCACCAGATCTGGGCGATCACCTATGGTTCGGGGCTGCGGAACGACCCGCGTTACACCCCTTCGGATGTGTTTGAGACCTTCCCCCGTCCCACGCTTACGGATCGCCTTGAGCGCGTCGGACGCACCCTGGACGAGGAACGTCGCGAGATCATGCTCCGCCGCAAACTCGGATTGACGGCCCTCTATAACCTGGCCAACGACAGGCACATCGCCGATAGCTCAGACCCCGACGTCGCCCGGGCACGGGCCATCCACGTCGAACTCGACTACGCAGTCATAGAGGCCTATGGGTGGTCGGATATTCCGCTGGACCACGGGTTCCATACTTACAGAAAGATGGAGCGCTGGACCATGTGCCCAACTGCGCGCACCGAGATTCTTGATCGGCTCCTTGAAGAGAACCATCACCGCGCCGAACTGGGTCCGTCAAGTCAACCCGTCTCGGCGCGAATCGAGGTCCCCCACGAGGAAGGCACACTTTTCTCCTGA